The nucleotide sequence AATTTGGCTCACTTCTTCAGTGGACTCTGGTAACAAGAGACACTTCGCTTCTAGCGACTCATTCATGCGCCATATGTGGCTATAGCGTTCTTTTAAAGAATCGCCCATCAATAGCCTGGCCTGCGGCAAAAGATCTTTAAGTTGTTTTATGATTCCATCCATAATTGTCCGCGATGTGGTTTAAGATCGTCTCGCACTTGTGGCATATCAGGTTCCTTGACCGCTACAAAACATAAGTGATGCATTGGTGTGACTTCCTCAACACCAGTAGCTAGAGTGTCTACCTCATTGCGCTCTATATATTCTTTGAGGTGTATTAAATGATGTCTCGCGGTTTGTGCAGCATCGGGACCTTTAAAATCCCAGATCAGTTTGAGGTTTCTCATGGGTTAAAAGTACTAAACAGTGCGTATTAAAGAGGCGTTAAACAACATAGTATTCACAATGTCACTCTGGTTTTGCTTGTATCTTGGAGCCATGGAAAAAATATTAGTAGCAGGTGCAACAGGTACCACAGGAAATATAATAGTAAATCTATTGCAGGAATCTCAATACTTTGAGCCTATTGCGATGATACGCAAAGAGGAACAAAGAGAGCAATTTGAGAGCAAGAACATCAAGACCGTCATGGCAGATTTAGAAAAGGATGTCGCTCATGCCGTAGAAGGTATGGACAAAGTCATTTTTGCAGCTGGTTCTGGTGGTAAAAAAGTGGTGGAAGTAGATCAAGAAGGCGCCAAAAAACTGATCGACGCGTCTCAAAAACACAACATTAAAAAGTTTGTGATGCTCAGCTCGAGAGGTGCAGACGCTCCATCCAATGCAGAAGATCTTCAAGATTATTTATGGGCAAAACACAATGCCGATGAGCATTTGAAAAAGTCCAATCTTAATTATGCTATCGTGCGACCAGGAACGTTAAACAACAATGACGCGACAGACCATATCGTGCTCACCGACAAACTAGAGAAAAAGGGAGAAATACCGCGTGCAGATGTAGCACAAGTCTTGAGTCGTGTATTGCACGATGATGTGGCAAACCATTCGACGTTCGAGATTTTAGAAGGTGATACCTTGATAGGTAAAGCACTGGAACAAAAATCTGAGTCGTAATCCAAAATGAATATTGATAAAAAGCGAGCTCTAGGCTCGCTTTTTTTATAGCTGACTGACAGAGGTGCCGTTTTCGGCAAAATCCTTGAAATCCTGCATGAATTGGAACGTTTGCTTTTCAAAAAGCTCAGGTTTTGCGGCGGCTACCAGCCGCATCATTCCGGTGAATTTAAAAATACTGGTAGCTTCCCAGACGGTTTGAACTTGGATGCCGTGCTCTGTTTTTATTTCGCTTTCGCGAAAGCGATTACTCTGATAATTCACGACCCCTTTTGTGCGATAGGTGGCTTCCCACTGGCGAGGCAGGTCTCGTTTCGTAATTTCTTCGGTCATGGTAACCGTTCCCAACAGCGTTTTGATCTTGAGCTTGCGTTTGCTGCCTTTCATGCCTATTTGGGGCGTCAAGTTTTCAAAACCTATGAGTCCGCGTTGCCAGTGCTTGAAGTTGTCTTGATTGAGAAATAACTCCATGAGTTTTTCCAATGGCTGGTCGATTGTGATACGGTACTCGTTTTGCATAGTTCTTAAGTACGAGAATAAGCCGTCAACTTAACAAAATTCACATAATAAGCTGGTGTCGCCTGCGTTTTGTTCACCTGAGTGATTTACCTATTTTTGAACGCTCTGGTTAAAACATGATCATGAATCGATTAAAGAATTTATTGTTTTTAGTAACTGTTTGTTTTTCAGTTTTTTGTATTGCCCAAGATTTGAAGGACCAAACCTTGTTGACCATTGATGGGAACGATTATGACGCTGGTACGTTTATGCGTGTTTACCTTAAAAACCTAGATATCGTTCAAGATGAATCCCAAAAGGACCTGGATAATTATCTACAGCTGTACATTGATTACCGCCTTAAACTGTTGCAAGCCAAAGAAATGGGTTTGCAAAACAACGAGTCTTACAAAACAGAATTACAATCCTACCGCGACGGTCTCGCCGAATCATATCTGACTGATAACGAAGTCACTGAAGCTTTGGTGAAAGAGGCCTATGAGCGCATGAATAATGAGGTCAATGCGAGCCACATTTTGATCAAAGTAGATCGCAGTGCGGCACCGGCAGATACATTAGTAGCCTACAATAGGATCAAAGAGCTCAAGGATCGAGTACAAAACGGTGAAGATTTTGCCACCGTGGCTAGAAACCACAGTGAAGGACCTAGTGCCAAGGAAAGTGGTGAGTTGGGATGGTTTGGTCCCTTTAAAATGGTCTTTGAGTTTGAAACTGCGGCTTATGAGACCGAGACTGGCAAGGTATCCGATATTTTTAGAACTGATTTTGGTTATCATATCCTAAAAGTGAATGATAGAAGGACTACACCAGATGATGTGGTCGTGGCTCATATCATGACCTACGACAAGCGTCAGGATACTACAATAACTGCAAAACAGCGTATCGATGAGATTTATGCACAATTGGAATCTGGACGAGATTTTAGTGCGATGGCGACAGAGTTTTCTGAGGATATCAATTCGGCTAGAAACGGAGGCAAGCTTCCTAGGTTTGGAACTGGTGGACTGAATGCTCCTGAATTTGAACAAGCTGCCTTTGACTTGACCGAAATAGGAAGCTATTCTGAGCCGGTGAAGACAAGATTTGGTTGGCACATTATCAAGTTATTGGAAAGATTCCCAGTGCCATCTTTTGAAGATGCTGAGTCTGGTTTGAGAGACCAAATCAAAAAATCTGCACGATCCAGAAAAATTACTGAGTCCTTTACCAATAAACTTTTAGCAAAATATGACGTCAAACTACCGAGGATCAATTCTTATAAGAAAAGATTTCCTGTGGTAACAGATTCTCTCATGCAAGGTAGTTGGAACATGGAGGTTGGTACTGTAGCGCCAGCTAGCTTATTTGAGATTGAAGAGAAAGAGTATTCGCAAAATGATTTTTACCAGTTTGTGCAAGAGAAACAGGTTAAGGATTATAGGAAGTTTGGAAGTCTTGAAGAAAAATTGAAGGTGTATTTCAATGATTTTGTCAACCAATCAGTTATTGATTATTACGACGACC is from Nonlabens sp. YIK11 and encodes:
- a CDS encoding SDR family oxidoreductase translates to MEKILVAGATGTTGNIIVNLLQESQYFEPIAMIRKEEQREQFESKNIKTVMADLEKDVAHAVEGMDKVIFAAGSGGKKVVEVDQEGAKKLIDASQKHNIKKFVMLSSRGADAPSNAEDLQDYLWAKHNADEHLKKSNLNYAIVRPGTLNNNDATDHIVLTDKLEKKGEIPRADVAQVLSRVLHDDVANHSTFEILEGDTLIGKALEQKSES
- a CDS encoding SRPBCC family protein produces the protein MQNEYRITIDQPLEKLMELFLNQDNFKHWQRGLIGFENLTPQIGMKGSKRKLKIKTLLGTVTMTEEITKRDLPRQWEATYRTKGVVNYQSNRFRESEIKTEHGIQVQTVWEATSIFKFTGMMRLVAAAKPELFEKQTFQFMQDFKDFAENGTSVSQL
- a CDS encoding peptidylprolyl isomerase, which gives rise to MNRLKNLLFLVTVCFSVFCIAQDLKDQTLLTIDGNDYDAGTFMRVYLKNLDIVQDESQKDLDNYLQLYIDYRLKLLQAKEMGLQNNESYKTELQSYRDGLAESYLTDNEVTEALVKEAYERMNNEVNASHILIKVDRSAAPADTLVAYNRIKELKDRVQNGEDFATVARNHSEGPSAKESGELGWFGPFKMVFEFETAAYETETGKVSDIFRTDFGYHILKVNDRRTTPDDVVVAHIMTYDKRQDTTITAKQRIDEIYAQLESGRDFSAMATEFSEDINSARNGGKLPRFGTGGLNAPEFEQAAFDLTEIGSYSEPVKTRFGWHIIKLLERFPVPSFEDAESGLRDQIKKSARSRKITESFTNKLLAKYDVKLPRINSYKKRFPVVTDSLMQGSWNMEVGTVAPASLFEIEEKEYSQNDFYQFVQEKQVKDYRKFGSLEEKLKVYFNDFVNQSVIDYYDDHLERDNEDFAFIYGEYKEGLLLFELMEKKIWEAAKVDSLGQQAYYEKNKEKYQWKRRLDIDLTQNTTEEAAVKVKQMLENGTALDQIKEQINEKGNTKVMVSSGVVEEGYSRLPQNFEVKEGVSRVYDKEDSGFYKVVNVKEVLEPTAKTFEEARGAVINDYQQQLENEWMKSLREGRDIKIHDKVLKKVKKEIEEKTRA